One Maribacter dokdonensis DSW-8 genomic region harbors:
- a CDS encoding DEAD/DEAH box helicase encodes MKLHKETAEKTLYDYQEEDLHTIFKYLEENGDNSNLLYQLPTGGGKTVVFSEIAKRYIAKTNKKVIVLTHRIELSQQTSRMLKGFGVKNKIINSEVKEWQDQDEFMCFVAMVETLNNRLQEEKVEINNIGLVIIDEAHYNSFRKLFKYFENSVILGVTATPLSSNIKLPMKDNYKKLIVGESIESLIQKKFLAKANMYNYDVSLQTLKLGISGDYTVKSSDELYGNHSMLNKLVSAYNEIAKGTKTLIFNNGINTSRYVCETFKKAGYNIRHLDNKNNAAERKEILKWFKETPDAILTSVSILTTGFDEPSVETIILNRATRSLTLYFQMIGRGSRYLPNKQEFNVIDMGNNVARFGLWNAGIDWQEIFHFPDFYLENIKNDEEIEREFVYEMPPDLRAEFAKSTDIDFDIKAEYKKSFANGEKSKLVLEKSIEQHAKICVENSEDVFDARILAKKLKEEIQYRVRQYSYCIMNNTKNYKEWLEEDYERKLRSKISKLFAAKM; translated from the coding sequence TTGAAGTTACATAAAGAGACCGCTGAGAAGACCCTGTACGATTATCAAGAGGAAGATCTACATACTATTTTTAAGTATCTAGAAGAGAACGGTGATAATTCTAACCTGCTGTACCAACTGCCTACCGGTGGTGGAAAGACCGTGGTGTTTTCTGAAATAGCCAAGCGCTACATAGCCAAGACCAATAAGAAAGTCATTGTACTAACCCATCGTATAGAACTTAGTCAACAAACCTCTAGAATGTTGAAAGGGTTTGGGGTAAAGAATAAAATAATTAATAGCGAGGTCAAAGAGTGGCAGGATCAAGATGAGTTCATGTGTTTTGTTGCCATGGTGGAAACGCTGAACAATAGACTTCAGGAAGAGAAGGTAGAGATCAATAACATTGGTTTGGTCATTATTGATGAGGCGCATTACAATTCTTTCCGCAAACTCTTTAAGTACTTTGAGAACTCTGTTATACTTGGGGTAACGGCAACGCCTTTAAGCTCCAATATTAAGCTGCCCATGAAAGACAACTATAAAAAGTTGATCGTGGGCGAGTCTATAGAATCCTTGATTCAGAAAAAATTCTTGGCTAAGGCCAACATGTACAATTATGACGTTAGCTTACAGACCCTAAAATTGGGTATTAGTGGAGATTATACAGTAAAATCGTCCGATGAGCTTTACGGAAACCATAGCATGTTGAACAAGCTTGTTTCCGCTTACAATGAAATTGCCAAGGGCACCAAAACCTTAATTTTCAACAACGGTATCAATACTTCTAGGTACGTTTGTGAAACCTTTAAAAAAGCAGGGTATAACATTCGTCATTTAGATAATAAGAATAATGCTGCAGAGCGAAAAGAGATTCTAAAATGGTTTAAAGAAACCCCTGATGCCATTTTGACTTCAGTAAGTATTTTGACCACCGGTTTTGATGAACCTAGTGTGGAGACCATTATTTTGAACCGTGCTACACGTTCATTGACCCTTTATTTTCAAATGATCGGTCGTGGTTCTAGATATCTGCCAAACAAACAGGAATTCAATGTTATAGATATGGGTAATAATGTTGCCCGTTTTGGACTTTGGAACGCTGGTATAGATTGGCAGGAAATTTTCCATTTTCCAGATTTCTATTTGGAGAATATTAAAAATGATGAGGAAATTGAGCGTGAATTCGTGTATGAAATGCCGCCGGACCTAAGGGCGGAGTTTGCAAAATCGACCGACATTGATTTTGACATTAAGGCGGAATACAAAAAGAGTTTTGCCAACGGTGAAAAATCTAAACTGGTGTTGGAAAAGAGTATTGAGCAACATGCCAAAATATGTGTAGAAAACTCAGAAGACGTTTTTGATGCCCGTATTCTTGCGAAAAAATTAAAGGAAGAAATTCAATATCGTGTACGCCAATATTCGTATTGTATTATGAACAATACCAAAAATTACAAGGAGTGGTTAGAGGAAGATTATGAGCGTAAACTACGTTCTAAAATCTCTAAACTTTTTGCGGCTAAAATGTAG
- a CDS encoding glycosyltransferase, with translation MYVKKHPKTLLVIALVWPEPASTAAGVRMMQLLQVFKNQGYRITIASAASKSEYSADMVALGNETAEIKMNDSSFDVFVKELNPDVVLFDRFLTEEQFGWRVAENCPQALRVLDTEDLNSLRHVREQCFKKEIPFTTEAWLADDKTKREIASIYRCDLSLIISSYEMELLTEVLKIDKSLLLLLPFMVNEIGNDTAWKIFEQRQDFIFIGGGKHAPNIDAVKCLKSIIWPLVHKQLPEATMHIYGAYLPQQLLEMHNPKEKFLVHGRADNVDDVMQNAKVCLAPLRFGAGIKGKLLSAMQNGTPSVTTTLGAEGMHGILDWNGYIENDHSAFVEAAVRLYTKKEAWQTAQDQAKTLVNTLYNKTSLESILSNSIEQLQKNITTHRKQNFIGSLLQHQTMTATKFMSKWIEEKNKV, from the coding sequence TTGTACGTAAAAAAACATCCCAAAACCCTTCTCGTAATCGCATTGGTATGGCCAGAACCTGCTTCTACTGCGGCCGGTGTTCGTATGATGCAACTGTTACAGGTTTTTAAAAACCAAGGGTACCGAATTACGATCGCTTCTGCGGCTTCAAAATCAGAATATTCGGCGGATATGGTAGCGCTTGGAAATGAAACTGCGGAGATCAAGATGAACGATAGTTCTTTTGATGTTTTTGTAAAAGAGTTAAATCCTGATGTGGTGCTGTTTGATCGGTTTTTGACCGAAGAGCAATTTGGGTGGCGTGTTGCTGAAAACTGTCCGCAAGCACTTCGTGTGTTGGATACGGAAGATTTAAATTCCCTTCGTCATGTGCGCGAGCAGTGTTTTAAAAAAGAAATTCCATTTACTACTGAAGCTTGGTTAGCTGATGATAAGACCAAACGGGAAATTGCCAGTATATATCGCTGTGATCTGTCCCTGATCATTTCCAGCTATGAAATGGAACTATTGACCGAAGTACTCAAAATAGATAAAAGTCTATTGTTGTTACTCCCTTTTATGGTCAATGAAATAGGAAACGATACCGCTTGGAAAATATTTGAACAGCGACAAGATTTTATTTTCATTGGCGGAGGCAAGCACGCCCCGAATATAGATGCCGTAAAATGTTTAAAATCCATTATATGGCCATTGGTGCACAAACAATTGCCCGAAGCAACTATGCATATTTATGGTGCTTATTTGCCACAGCAGCTATTAGAGATGCACAACCCAAAAGAGAAGTTTCTAGTACATGGTAGAGCGGATAATGTAGATGATGTAATGCAAAACGCCAAAGTATGTTTGGCTCCATTACGTTTTGGAGCGGGTATCAAAGGAAAATTACTCTCGGCCATGCAAAACGGCACACCCAGCGTAACCACCACTTTGGGCGCTGAAGGCATGCATGGTATTCTGGATTGGAACGGTTATATAGAAAACGACCACAGTGCTTTTGTAGAAGCTGCAGTTCGCTTATATACTAAAAAAGAAGCATGGCAAACCGCACAAGATCAAGCCAAAACTTTGGTCAATACCTTATACAATAAAACAAGTCTAGAAAGTATACTTTCAAACAGCATAGAACAGCTTCAAAAAAATATAACCACACACCGTAAACAGAATTTCATAGGTAGCTTACTACAACACCAAACCATGACCGCTACCAAGTTTATGAGTAAATGGATTGAGGAGAAGAATAAAGTGTAA